The Zhihengliuella sp. ISTPL4 genomic interval GTGTCGTTGTAGTCGCCGGTCCAGCCGAGGAGGTGGATGCCGTGGTCGGCGGTGCCGGTGGTGCGATCGAGGTACTCGACCCACTCCTCCGAGACCGGGGTGGTCTCGACGCCGACCTCGGAGAGCTGCGACGACAGCACGGTGAAGATCTGCTCGGGGTCCGGCATGTACGGCCGCGAGATGTTGACCGGGTAGTTGAAGGTCAGCGTCAGCGGGTTCGCCTCGTCGTAGCCGGCCTCCGCGAGGAGCTCCTTGGCCTTCTCCGGGTCGTAATCGTACGTGGTGACCTCGTCGTTGTAGCCGTTGACCACCGGCGGGACGAACTGCGTCGCCTTCTCCGTACCCTCCGGAAGCACCTGGCTGATCAGCGCGTCCTTATCGACGGCATAGGACAGCGCCTCGCGCACCTTCGGATCCTGCAGCTCCGGGATCGCCTGGTTGAAAGCGAGATAGAGAACCGTGAAGGGAGGTCGCGACACCATGGTGAAGCCGTCTTCCTCCAGCGCCTTCGTGTCGGCAGGACCGACCAGGTCGTAGCCGTCGATCGAGCCGGATTCGAGCGCCTGCCGACTGGCCGTCGGGTCACCGATCGTCCGGAAGATGATCTTCTCGATCTGGCCGGCCTCGCCCCAGTAGTCGTCATAGGCGGTGAGGGTGACCTGCTCGTCCGGCTCCCAGTCCTCGAACTGATACGGGCCGGTACCGACGGGGTGGCCCATGGCGTACTCCGAGAGCTGCGGAGCCTCGGCGGTGCCGCCGACCTCGTCGGCGCCGAACTCCTGCATCGCCGAAGGGCTCTGCATGCCGAACGCCGGGAGCGACAGCGAGGCGATGAAACCGGCGAACGGCTTGTTCAGCTCGATCGTGACGGAGTTCTCGCCGTCCGGCGTGCAGGACTTGTAGACCGCGTCCTCCGGGTTCGACGCGTAGCCCTTGAAGAGCTTGTTGTAGTAGTACCCGAAGGCCTCGGAGGCGGCGAGGCCGGTCCAGTTGTACCAACGGTCGAAATTGGCGCAGACGGCCTCGGCGTTGAACGGGGTGCCGTCGTGGAACGTCACGCCCTCCTTCAGCGCGAAGGTGTGCGACATGCCGTCCTCGGACGACTCCCACGACTCCGCCAGCAGCGGCGCCGGGTCGGCCGTGCCCGGCTCGGTGCCGACCAGACCCTCGAAGATCTGGCGCGAGACGCGGAAGGTCTCACCGTCCTGCGCGAACGCCGGGTCGAGGCTCGCGGGATCCGAGGAGGCGGCGAAGACGAAGGTGCTGTCGACGTCGCCCGATCCTTCGGAGCCGTCGTCCCCGCGCTCGCTGGCGACGCATCCGGCGAGAGCGAGAGCGGCGATGGTCGCTCCGGTGACGGCGGCGAGTCCTCGCCGAGGCATGGCTGACTGGTGCATGTGCGTATGACCTTCCCTGTCGGGCGCTTCCTTGCGCGTCTCCGGGCATCGTCGCCGCGGAGACGGTGATTCCTCGAAGGTACCCAGCAGCCCGTCGGATGCCAAGAGTCGGAAGTTGCGATCCGGTATCGACGCAGGGCCCCGTCGATCCGGTAATGTCCAGAACGTGCCGGACACCACTCCCCTCGTCGTGTGCCTCGGCGAGGGTCTGGTCGCCCTCGTCTCCGCCACCGCCGGGCCGCTCGAGACCTGCCGTACGTTCCAGCGCTCGCTCGCGGGCGCGGAGTGGAACACGGCGATCGCGCTCGCCTCGGCCGGCGTCCGGACCGCGGTCGTCTCCCGCGTCGGAGACGACGGCTTCGGCCGCTTCCTCACCGCCGAGCTGCGAGCCCACGGCGTCGACGACCGGGCCGTCGAGGTCGACCCGGTCGCGCCGACGGGGATCTACGTCAAGGAGCTGGCGCCCCGGCCGGACGGCGCG includes:
- a CDS encoding ABC transporter substrate-binding protein; translation: MHQSAMPRRGLAAVTGATIAALALAGCVASERGDDGSEGSGDVDSTFVFAASSDPASLDPAFAQDGETFRVSRQIFEGLVGTEPGTADPAPLLAESWESSEDGMSHTFALKEGVTFHDGTPFNAEAVCANFDRWYNWTGLAASEAFGYYYNKLFKGYASNPEDAVYKSCTPDGENSVTIELNKPFAGFIASLSLPAFGMQSPSAMQEFGADEVGGTAEAPQLSEYAMGHPVGTGPYQFEDWEPDEQVTLTAYDDYWGEAGQIEKIIFRTIGDPTASRQALESGSIDGYDLVGPADTKALEEDGFTMVSRPPFTVLYLAFNQAIPELQDPKVREALSYAVDKDALISQVLPEGTEKATQFVPPVVNGYNDEVTTYDYDPEKAKELLAEAGYDEANPLTLTFNYPVNISRPYMPDPEQIFTVLSSQLSEVGVETTPVSEEWVEYLDRTTGTADHGIHLLGWTGDYNDTDNFVGVFFGQQSSEWGFDNPELFQKLTEARGVPNLDEQTALYEDINEMVAEFIPGVPLAHPAPTLAFDPRVESYPASPVNDEVFTDIVLTK